A single genomic interval of Terriglobus albidus harbors:
- a CDS encoding isochorismatase family protein has translation MSSLALAPTKTALVIIDLQHGIVSRATKPYPPSQVVDNSRALAEALRAKGGTVVYVHVDFANYRAMVADEPARQPGAPPPPPEASEIVPSAGMQPGDLAITKYGWGAFAQTELEQQLRSRGIETVILTGIATNMGVESTLRHGTGLGFDFVTVEDACSTFTSEMHAFAFQFIFPRLSRVRTTAQILEALA, from the coding sequence ATGTCCTCCCTTGCTCTGGCGCCCACGAAGACAGCCCTAGTCATCATTGACCTGCAGCACGGCATCGTCAGCCGCGCCACGAAGCCTTACCCGCCCTCGCAGGTGGTTGACAACTCCCGCGCACTGGCGGAGGCGTTGCGCGCCAAGGGAGGAACGGTGGTGTACGTTCACGTCGATTTTGCCAACTACAGGGCGATGGTTGCGGATGAGCCGGCGCGCCAGCCCGGCGCTCCGCCACCGCCGCCGGAGGCCTCGGAGATTGTCCCTTCGGCCGGCATGCAGCCGGGCGATCTGGCGATCACGAAGTACGGCTGGGGAGCCTTCGCGCAAACCGAACTGGAGCAGCAGCTTCGCTCCCGTGGGATTGAGACCGTTATCCTGACCGGTATTGCCACGAACATGGGCGTGGAGTCGACGTTGCGACATGGAACTGGACTTGGTTTCGACTTCGTCACCGTCGAAGATGCCTGCAGCACCTTCACTTCAGAGATGCATGCCTTCGCCTTCCAGTTCATCTTCCCGCGGCTTTCGCGCGTGCGCACTACCGCTCAGATTTTGGAAGCTCTGGCTTAG
- the treY gene encoding malto-oligosyltrehalose synthase codes for MARIPTSTYRLQLHAGFDFDHASAIADYLHDLGITHIYCSPYLQAAPGSMHGYDVVDHQKVNEELGGIEGHGRLRWRLGELGLGQILDIVPNHMALGPENRLWWDVLENGPASRFSTWFDINWHPDEAKLQNKVLVPILGDQYGKVLADRQIQVARRGAGFVVLYIKNEFPVAPRSLYGLLLRAGEYARSDTLSFIADSFARLPAPEATDRSVAVNRHRDKTVIYALLERLCAEDGNICRSIDQAVADMNNNIDALDDLLNQQNYRLAYWRTADQELGYRRFFDVNTLIGLRVEREHVFEETHGLILQWLREGALDGVRVDHPDGLRDPEGYFRRLREQAPDAWIIGEKILESGEWLRQEWPIHGTSGYDFLNVCNGLLAHGPGLEEMTTIYSDFTHEPVDFEDVAHEKKHHVTQEALGSDVNRLAALLVEICENNRDRRDTTRAEIRRVIREVASCFQVYRTYVATDRDTITDEDRYRFWQAINQAKRRRPDLDPGLFDFVGDVLTLKVRGFRENEFVMRFQQFTSPVMAKGVEDTAFYTYNRMIGLNEVGADPAHNGIGVEEFHNYCATMQQTHPQTMTTLSTHDTKRADDVRARLAVLTEIPARWRAALNRWSRMNTEFRGERYPDRNTEYFLYQTMIGAWPIDKKRLTAYMDKAMREAKQHTTWTNNNREYEDALHRFIERILEHQPFVNELEQMVERVREAGWMNSLTQTLLKYTAPGVPDLYQGGELWDYSLVDPDNRRPVDYDLRRSLLREVQSLSPEEMTERSEEGLPKLWLIHKLLWLRKDHPEWFGPTAAYTPLEVQGPKAAHIIAYLRNHSVITLAPRWRIKLGDSWAGTTVDVPEGRWKNVLTGEIEHGGRQKTASFLQRFPVALLVRE; via the coding sequence ATGGCCCGCATCCCCACGTCCACTTATCGTCTGCAGTTGCATGCAGGCTTCGACTTTGACCACGCGTCCGCCATCGCGGACTACCTGCACGATTTAGGTATCACGCACATTTACTGTTCGCCGTATCTGCAGGCTGCTCCCGGGTCCATGCACGGCTACGACGTTGTTGATCACCAGAAGGTGAACGAGGAGCTCGGAGGTATCGAGGGCCACGGGCGCCTGCGCTGGCGCCTGGGCGAACTCGGTCTCGGGCAGATCCTTGACATCGTGCCGAACCACATGGCGCTTGGACCGGAAAACCGGCTCTGGTGGGACGTGCTGGAAAACGGACCGGCGTCGCGCTTCTCGACGTGGTTCGACATTAACTGGCATCCGGACGAGGCCAAGCTGCAGAACAAGGTGCTGGTACCGATCCTTGGCGACCAGTACGGCAAGGTGCTCGCCGATCGCCAGATTCAAGTCGCACGCCGCGGTGCGGGCTTCGTCGTGCTCTACATCAAGAACGAGTTTCCCGTGGCGCCGCGCTCGCTTTACGGCCTGTTGCTGCGTGCCGGGGAGTATGCGCGTAGCGATACCCTGAGCTTTATCGCCGACTCGTTTGCCCGCCTGCCTGCGCCGGAGGCGACGGACCGCAGTGTCGCCGTCAACCGCCACCGCGACAAGACCGTCATCTACGCTTTGCTGGAACGTCTGTGCGCTGAAGACGGCAATATCTGCCGCTCTATCGATCAGGCTGTGGCGGATATGAATAACAACATCGATGCTTTGGATGATCTGCTGAACCAGCAGAACTATCGCCTTGCTTACTGGCGTACGGCTGACCAGGAGCTTGGCTACCGACGCTTCTTCGATGTGAATACACTCATCGGTCTGCGTGTCGAACGTGAACACGTCTTCGAAGAGACCCATGGGCTGATTCTGCAGTGGCTGAGAGAGGGTGCGCTCGACGGTGTGCGTGTCGATCACCCCGACGGCCTGCGCGATCCCGAGGGATACTTTCGGCGTCTGCGCGAACAGGCTCCCGATGCGTGGATCATCGGCGAGAAGATCCTCGAGTCAGGCGAGTGGCTACGGCAGGAATGGCCCATCCACGGCACCAGCGGATATGACTTTCTGAATGTGTGTAATGGCCTGCTGGCGCATGGCCCCGGTCTGGAAGAGATGACTACTATCTATTCAGACTTCACACACGAACCTGTCGATTTTGAAGATGTGGCGCATGAGAAGAAGCATCATGTCACACAGGAGGCTCTGGGCTCGGACGTCAATCGTCTGGCGGCACTGCTGGTGGAGATCTGCGAGAACAATCGTGATCGCCGCGATACGACGCGTGCGGAGATCCGCCGCGTCATCCGTGAGGTGGCAAGTTGTTTCCAGGTCTACCGCACCTATGTCGCTACCGATCGCGACACCATTACCGATGAAGACCGCTACCGCTTCTGGCAGGCTATCAATCAAGCCAAGCGCCGCCGTCCCGATCTTGATCCAGGTCTCTTCGACTTTGTTGGCGATGTGCTTACGCTGAAGGTGCGCGGCTTCCGCGAGAACGAGTTCGTCATGCGCTTCCAGCAGTTCACCTCGCCCGTGATGGCCAAGGGCGTGGAAGATACCGCCTTCTACACCTATAACCGCATGATCGGGTTGAATGAAGTGGGCGCCGATCCAGCGCATAACGGCATTGGGGTGGAGGAGTTTCACAACTACTGCGCGACCATGCAGCAGACTCATCCGCAAACGATGACAACGCTCTCAACGCACGATACAAAACGCGCTGACGATGTACGTGCGCGCCTGGCTGTGCTGACAGAGATTCCGGCTCGTTGGCGTGCCGCGTTAAATCGCTGGTCGCGCATGAATACTGAGTTCCGCGGTGAGCGGTATCCCGATCGCAACACGGAGTACTTTCTGTATCAGACGATGATCGGCGCATGGCCGATCGACAAGAAGCGTCTGACGGCCTACATGGACAAGGCCATGCGCGAGGCCAAACAGCACACCACATGGACGAACAATAACCGTGAATATGAAGATGCACTGCATCGCTTCATAGAACGGATTCTCGAGCACCAGCCTTTCGTAAATGAGCTGGAGCAGATGGTGGAACGTGTCCGCGAGGCCGGCTGGATGAACTCGCTGACACAGACATTGCTGAAGTACACGGCCCCGGGAGTGCCCGATCTTTACCAGGGCGGAGAGCTCTGGGACTACTCGCTGGTGGACCCCGACAATCGCCGTCCGGTGGACTATGATCTCCGCCGCAGTCTCCTGCGGGAGGTACAGTCACTCTCTCCTGAGGAGATGACGGAACGCAGCGAAGAAGGCCTGCCCAAGCTGTGGCTGATCCACAAGCTGCTATGGCTGCGAAAGGATCACCCCGAGTGGTTCGGACCAACCGCAGCCTACACGCCACTGGAGGTGCAGGGGCCGAAGGCGGCGCATATCATCGCGTATCTGCGAAATCATAGTGTCATCACATTGGCTCCGCGTTGGCGCATTAAGCTTGGAGATAGCTGGGCAGGCACCACGGTCGATGTCCCCGAAGGCCGCTGGAAGAATGTATTGACCGGCGAGATCGAACATGGCGGACGGCAGAAGACCGCCAGCTTCCTGCAGCGCTTTCCGGTCGCGCTGCTGGTGCGGGAGTAA
- a CDS encoding DHA2 family efflux MFS transporter permease subunit: MTTTHQLATHPKTGPAVWKIVVVAVIGSLLSQLDSTIVNVSLSSLAHDLGTTLSAIQWVTSGYLLALALMLPLNAWLVNRLGTRRLYLVSFTCFVATSALCGFAWSPASLIAFRVLQGMCGGLLAPLAQMMIARAAGRDMARIMGYATAPILLGPILGPVIAGLILQHAGWRWLFFVNVPVGALGVVLAVLFLPKDETDLRSTAFDLQGFLLLAPALVLFLYSTDHIRETAGIALMIIAVVFLVCFVRSALRKGDEAILDLQLFRGRTFRTATTIQFLSNGISFAGQMLVPFFLMRACGKSPSATGLMLTPMGLGMLCSYPMMGTLTQRFGIRRVSFAGALLSLAATLPFLYLSLHGLVTSMLAVTLFLRGVGMGAIGIPSISAAYAAVPWEQLPMATTTLNIVQRLGGPTLTTLLATFVAWRMASASSIVFPAAFALLSAFHIAQAVATSRLPRELPGGKAVS, from the coding sequence ATGACCACGACCCACCAACTCGCCACGCATCCCAAAACCGGACCAGCGGTCTGGAAGATTGTTGTCGTCGCAGTGATCGGTTCGCTGCTGTCGCAGCTTGACTCGACCATCGTCAATGTCTCGCTCTCATCGCTGGCACATGACCTGGGAACGACGTTGTCTGCGATTCAGTGGGTGACAAGCGGATATCTGCTGGCGCTGGCATTGATGCTGCCGCTCAATGCCTGGCTGGTAAACCGTTTGGGAACACGCCGGCTCTATCTCGTCTCCTTCACTTGTTTTGTTGCGACATCCGCACTCTGCGGTTTTGCCTGGTCACCGGCGTCGTTGATCGCATTTCGAGTACTACAGGGCATGTGCGGCGGCCTGCTGGCGCCGCTGGCACAAATGATGATTGCCCGCGCCGCTGGCCGGGACATGGCTCGAATCATGGGCTACGCCACAGCGCCCATCCTGCTTGGCCCGATCCTTGGTCCGGTTATCGCCGGCCTGATCCTGCAACACGCCGGCTGGCGCTGGCTCTTCTTTGTGAATGTGCCGGTAGGCGCGCTGGGAGTTGTACTCGCCGTGCTCTTTCTGCCGAAGGACGAGACCGATCTTCGCTCGACGGCATTCGATCTTCAAGGCTTCCTGCTGCTCGCTCCGGCCCTGGTGCTCTTCCTCTACAGTACGGATCACATCCGCGAGACCGCAGGGATCGCTCTGATGATCATCGCAGTGGTCTTTCTTGTCTGTTTCGTGCGTTCTGCACTACGTAAGGGAGACGAAGCAATTCTCGATCTGCAGCTCTTTCGTGGCCGCACGTTCCGGACTGCGACGACGATACAGTTCCTCTCGAATGGAATTTCATTTGCAGGCCAGATGTTGGTTCCGTTCTTCCTCATGCGCGCCTGCGGGAAGTCGCCTTCGGCAACCGGTCTGATGCTTACCCCGATGGGATTGGGCATGCTCTGCTCTTATCCCATGATGGGAACGCTGACACAACGCTTCGGCATTCGCCGCGTCTCATTCGCCGGAGCTTTGCTCTCGCTGGCGGCAACTCTTCCTTTTCTCTATCTCAGCCTGCATGGCCTCGTGACATCCATGCTCGCGGTGACGCTCTTTCTCCGTGGGGTGGGGATGGGAGCCATCGGAATACCATCGATCTCGGCGGCGTATGCCGCGGTTCCGTGGGAGCAGCTTCCCATGGCCACCACTACGCTGAATATTGTGCAGCGTCTCGGAGGACCTACGCTGACCACTCTGCTTGCAACGTTTGTTGCCTGGCGCATGGCCTCTGCCTCTTCCATCGTATTTCCGGCGGCCTTTGCGCTGTTGTCCGCCTTTCATATCGCGCAAGCGGTGGCGACCAGCCGGCTTCCTCGCGAACTGCCCGGTGGAAAAGCCGTCTCCTGA
- a CDS encoding TetR/AcrR family transcriptional regulator, which translates to MPSNLSKTLRTAPVQERSTKRLQAFLDAAAALFGELGYEGTTMTAVAERSGSSIGALYNYFPDKVALAMALITQYGAEMEADWRSLIDQARLLSPEEFADWFMERIRAFAEDRPAYLSLVAAPVKFRRDPKVRRSLRLVVAEAFRARNPNIAEEQAMLYANVVFQMVKGMTAMLVESGPKEKPAILAEFKKVLTLYLGSIFDAA; encoded by the coding sequence ATGCCCTCGAATTTGTCAAAGACGCTGCGAACCGCTCCTGTACAGGAACGTTCCACCAAACGCCTGCAGGCTTTTCTCGACGCCGCGGCGGCGCTCTTCGGCGAGCTCGGATATGAGGGCACAACGATGACCGCTGTCGCCGAACGGAGCGGATCGTCCATCGGTGCGCTCTACAACTACTTCCCCGATAAAGTGGCGCTGGCCATGGCCCTGATCACCCAATACGGCGCGGAGATGGAGGCTGACTGGCGATCGCTGATCGACCAGGCTCGTTTGCTCTCCCCCGAGGAGTTCGCCGATTGGTTCATGGAGCGTATCCGGGCCTTTGCCGAAGATCGTCCCGCGTACCTGAGTCTGGTCGCCGCCCCCGTTAAATTTCGCCGGGATCCGAAGGTGCGCCGCTCCCTCCGTCTGGTTGTAGCCGAGGCCTTTCGCGCAAGGAACCCCAACATAGCGGAGGAGCAAGCCATGCTCTACGCAAATGTTGTGTTCCAGATGGTGAAGGGTATGACGGCGATGCTGGTAGAGTCTGGTCCGAAGGAAAAACCTGCCATTCTGGCGGAGTTCAAAAAGGTACTGACACTGTATCTGGGCAGCATCTTCGATGCCGCGTGA